The following proteins come from a genomic window of Schistocerca cancellata isolate TAMUIC-IGC-003103 chromosome 10, iqSchCanc2.1, whole genome shotgun sequence:
- the LOC126106189 gene encoding uncharacterized protein LOC126106189, whose translation MHSSDSTNVGNSTFFPGILLANRVIEGKATYNDAREHLRKAEETSNLESEEEIGAKRKRKAKDIMLPGEESSDEDYMPKKKCKTNRVTVHPYPSLDSFSASFSSSPSTGMEVHEMWSSIPPNSLTPRPSSFSNAKIPPAPLASAPLASAHCPRKEKSAPLDVERIWLILGQLQAAAASQSEEISQLNRKIDL comes from the exons ATGCATAGCTCAGACTCGACCaatgttggcaacagcactttcttCCCAGGAATATTGTTAGCCAATAGGGTGATAGAGGGCAAGG CAACATACAACGATGCAAGAGAGCATCTTCGAAAAGCTGAAGAAACATCAAAcctcgaaagtgaagaagaaattggGGCGAAGAGAAAAAGGAAGGCAAAAGACATAATGTTGCCAGGAGAAGAATCGAGCGATGAAGATtacatgccgaagaaaaaatgtaaGACCAACCGTGTCACAGTTCATCCATATCCATCTCTTGATTCTTTTTCAGCTTCATTCTCATCCTCACCATCtactggtatggaagttcatgaaaTGTGGTCTTCCATCCCTCCAAATTCATTAACTCCTAGGCCTAGTTCATTCTCCAATGCCAAAATTCCTCCAGCACCACTTGCTTCAGCACCACTTGCTTCAGCACACTGCCCGAGAAAAGAAAAATCTGCACCACTGG ATGTTGAGCGGATCTGGCTCATTCTTGGCCAGTTACAAGCTGCAGCAGCTAGCCAGTCTGAGGAAATCTCTCAGCTGAACAGAAAAATTGACCTGTAA